The proteins below come from a single Cervus canadensis isolate Bull #8, Minnesota chromosome 2, ASM1932006v1, whole genome shotgun sequence genomic window:
- the UTP11 gene encoding probable U3 small nucleolar RNA-associated protein 11: MAAAFRKAAKSRQREHRERSQPGFRKHLGLLEKKKDYKLRADDYRKKQEYLRALRKKALEKNPDEFYYKMTRVKLQDGVHVIKETKEEVTPEQLKLMRTQDIKYIEMKRVAEAKKIERLKAELHLLDFQGKQQNKHVFFFDTKKEVEQFDIATHLRTAPELVDRVFNRPTIETLQKEKVKGVNNQTRLKRIARERQKQYDCLTQRIEREKKLFVIAQKIQTRKDLLDKTRKVKVKKETVNSPAIYKFESRRKR; the protein is encoded by the exons ATGGCGGCGGCATTTCGGAAGGCGGCTAAGTCCCGGCAGCGGGAACACCGAGAGCGAAGCCAG cCTGGCTTTCGAAAACATCTGGGCctgctggagaaaaagaaagattacaAGCTTCGTGCAGA TGACTACCGGAAAAAGCAAGAATACCTCAGAGCTCTCCGGAAAAAGGCTCTGGAAAAAAATCCAGATGAATTCTACTATAAAATGACCCGGGTTAAACTCCAG GATGGAGTTCATGTTATTAAGGAGACGAAGGAAGAAGTAACTCCAGAACAGCTGAAGCTAATGAGAACTCAGGATATcaaatatatagaaatgaaaagggTTGCAGAAGCAAAG AAAATTGAAAGACTAAAAGCAGAGCTCCATCTGCTGGATTTCCAGGGGAAGCAACAGAAtaaacatgtgtttttttttgacACCAAAAAGGAAG TTGAACAGTTTGATATTGCCACTCACCTGCGAACAGCCCCAGAACTAGTTGACAGAGTCTTTAACAGACCCACGATAGAGACCTTGcagaaggagaaagtgaaaggagTTAACAATCAAACTCGACTTAAG CGGATAGCGAGAGAGAGGCAGAAGCAGTATGACTGCCTGACACAGCGGATTGAGCGTGAGAAAAAATTGTTCGTTATTGCACAGAAAATTCAGACTCGCAAAGATCTTTTG GATAAAACTCGgaaggtgaaagtgaagaaagaaacagtgaACTCCCCAGCTATTTACAAATTTGAGAGTCGTCGAAAACGTTGA
- the FHL3 gene encoding four and a half LIM domains protein 3: MSEAFDCAKCSESLYGRKYIQTDDGPYCVPCYDNTFANTCAECQQLIGHDSRELFYEDRHFHEGCFRCCRCQRSLADEPFTCQDSELLCNDCYCSAFSSQCSACGETVMPGSRKLEYGGQTWHEHCFLCSGCEQPLGSRSFVPDKGAHYCVPCYENKFAPRCARCSKTLTQGGVTYRDQPWHRECLVCTGCQTPLAGQQFTSREDDPYCVTCFGELFAPKCSSCKRPITGLGGGKYVSFEDRHWHHGCFSCARCSTSLVGQGFVPDGDQVLCQGCSQAGP; encoded by the exons ATGagcgaagcctttgactgtgccaAATGCAGCGAGTCCCTATACGGGCGCAAATACATCCAGACAGACGATGGCCCCTACTGCGTGCCCTGCTACGACAACACCTTCGCCAACACGTGTGCTGAGTGCCAGCAGCTGATCGGGCACGACTCACGG GAGCTGTTCTACGAAGACCGCCACTTCCACGAGGGCTGCTTCCGCTGCTGCCGCTGCCAGCGCTCCTTAGCCGACGAGCCCTTCACCTGCCAAGACAGCGAGCTGCTCTGTAACGACTGCTACTGCAGTGCCTTTTCCTCGCAGTGCTCTGCCTGCGGGGAGACCGTCATGCCCG GGTCCCGGAAGCTGGAGTACGGAGGCCAGACGTGGCATGAGCACTGCTTCCTCTGCAGCGGCTGTGAGCAGCCACTGGGCTCCCGTTCCTTCGTGCCCGACAAGGGTGCCCACTACTGCGTGCCCTGCTATGAGAACAAGTTTGCTCCTCGCTGCGCCCGCTGCAGcaag ACACTGACGCAGGGTGGCGTGACATACCGTGACCAGCCCTGGCATCGAGAATGCCTGGTCTGCACTGGGTGCCAGACGCCCCTGGCAGGGCAGCAGTTCACCTCCCGAGAGGACGATCCCTACTGTGTGACCTGTTTCGGAGAACTCTTTGCACCCAAGTGCAGCAGCTGCAAACGCCCCATCACAG GACTCGGCGGAGGCAAGTATGTGTCCTTCGAAGACCGCCACTGGCATCACGGCTGCTTCTCCTGCGCCCGCTGCTCCACCTCCCTGGTGGGTCAGGGCTTCGTGCCGGACGGAGACCAAGTGCTCTGCCAGGGCTGCAGCCAGGCTGGGCCCTGA